From the Anabas testudineus chromosome 23, fAnaTes1.2, whole genome shotgun sequence genome, one window contains:
- the ucn3l gene encoding urocortin 3, like translates to MLSSLKTLLLLSVLCTPTSSLCLRLYRSDLLCDDQMAVGVRRVEDELGYSPVDGLGSLLQSAEYLTSSSASAESSREKRTSGPANYRFMSRTKLRGQVLRNSSNKGDRRSRLTLSLDVPTNIMNVLFDVAKAKNLRAKAAENARLLAQIGRRK, encoded by the coding sequence ATGCTGTCGTCCCTGAAGACCTTGCTGCTGCTCTCGGTCCTGTGCACGCCGACCTCCAGTCTGTGCCTCCGCCTCTACCGCTCCGACCTCCTGTGCGACGACCAGATGGCCGTGGGGGTCCGCAGAGTCGAGGACGAGCTGGGCTACTCCCCCGTGGACGGCTTGGGGTCCCTCCTGCAGTCCGCGGAGTACCTCACCTCGTCCTCCGCTTCTGCTGAGTCCAGCCGAGAAAAAAGGACTTCAGGTCCCGCAAACTACCGCTTCATGAGCCGCACGAAGCTCAGGGGGCAGGTGCTCcgcaacagcagcaacaagggGGATCGGAGGAGCAGGCTGACCCTGTCCCTGGACGTCCCGACCAACATTATGAACGTCCTCTTTGACGTGGCCAAGGCCAAAAACCTGCGAGCCAAAGCGGCGGAGAACGCGCGTCTCCTGGCGCAGATTGGCCGGAGAAAGTGA
- the copg2 gene encoding coatomer subunit gamma-2: MIKKFDKKDEESGSGSNPFQHLEKSAVLQEARIFNETPINPRRCLHILTKIIYLLNQGEHFGTTEATEAFFAMTRLFQSNDQTLRRMCYLTIKEMANISEDVIIVTSSLTKDMTGKEDVYRGPAIRALCRITDTTMLQAIERYMKQAIVDKVPSVSSSALVSSLHMVKMSYDVVKRWVNEAQEAASSDNIMVQYHALGLLYHLRKNDRLAVTKMLNKFTKSGLKSPFAYCMLIRIASKLLDETEGGHDSPLFDFIESCLRNKNEMVVYEAASAIVHMPNCTARELAPAVSVLQLFCSSPKAALRYAAVRTLNKVAMKHPSAVTACNLDLENLITDSNRSIATLAITTLLKTGSESSVDRLMKQISSFVSEISDEFKVVVVQAISALCQKYPRKHSVMMNFLSNMLRDDGGFEYKRAIVDCIISIIEDNPESKETGLAHLCEFIEDCEHTVLATKILHLLGKEGPRTPQPSKYIRFIFNRVVLESEAVRAAAVSALAKFGAQNDDLLPSVLVLMQRCMMDSDDEVRDRATFYMNVLQQKQKALNAAYIFNGLSVSIPGLEKSLHQYTLEPSEKPFDMKSVPLATTPITEQKTEIAPVATSKLPEKLAPSRQDIYQEQLASIPEFQGLGPLFKSSEPVQLTEAETEYVVRCIKHTFARHMVFQFDCTNTLNDQLLQKVIVQMEPSESYEVIHYIPAPSLPYSQPSSCYTLVRLPDDDPTAVSCTFSCTMKYLVRDCDPNTGEPDDDGYDDEYVLEDLEVTVADHIQKVLKPNFGAAWEEVGDEFEKEETFALASVRTLDEAVGNIISFLGMQPCERSDKVPENKNSHVLFLAGVFRGGHDVLVRARLALADGVTMQVTVRSSEETVVDVILASVG, from the exons ATGATTAAAAAATTTGACAAGAAAGACGAGGAGTCTG GGAGTGGGTCAAACCCTTTCCAGCACCTGGAGAAGAGTGCAGTGTTGCAGGAG GCACGCATCTTCAATGAGACCCCCATCAACCCAAGAAGATGCCTCCACATTCTCACCAAGATTATCTACCTTCTCAACCAG GGGGAACATTTTGGGACCACAGAGGCCACAGAAGCATTCTTTGCAATGACCAGGCTCTTCCAGTCCAATGAT CAAACCCTGAGGAGGATGTGCTACCTGACCATCAAAGAGATGGCCAACATCTCTGAGGATGTCATCATTGTCACCAGCAG CCTGACCAAAGACATGACTGGAAAGGAAGATGTCTACCGTGGACCTGCAATCCGAGCCCTCTGCAGGATTACAGAT ACCACCATGCTTCAGGCCATTGAACGGTACATGAAGCAGGCTATTGTTGACAAGGTGCCCAGTGTGTCCAGTTCAGCCCTGGTCTCCTCACTG CACATGGTGAAGATGAGCTATGATGTAGTGAAGCGTTGGGTGAATGAAGCCCAGGAAGCTGCTTCGAGTGACAACATCATGGTCCAG TACCATGCCCTAGGCCTGTTGTATCACCTCAGGAAGAATGACCGTCTTGCTGTCACCAAGATGCTCAACAAGTTTACCAAGTCTGGTCTCAAGTCTCCCTTTGCCTACTGCATGCTCATCCGCATTGCTAGCAAACTACTGGACGAAACAGAGGGAGG TCATGACAGCCCCTTATTTGACTTCATTGAGAGCTGCCTGAGGAACAAGAATGAGATGGTGGTGTATGAGGCTGCTTCTGCCATTGTCCATATGCCCAACTGTACTGCCAGGGAGCTGGCCCCTGCTGTGTCAG tgtTACAACTCTTCTGCAGTTCTCCAAAAGCTGCCTTGAGATATGCTGCAGTCAGGACTCTCAACAAG GTGGCGATGAAGCATCCCTCAGCAGTCACTGCATGTAATCTGGATCTGGAAAATCTGATCACAGACTCAAACCGTAGCATTGCCACTCTGGCCATCACCACTCTGCTCAAGACCGGCAGTGAGAGCAGCGTGGACCGACTCATGAAGCAGATCTCCTCCTTTGTTTCTGAGATTTCAGATGAGTTTAAG gtggtggtggtgcaggCCATCAGCGCTCTCTGTCAGAAGTATCCCAGGAAGCACAGCGTCATGATGAACTTTTTGTCCAACATGCTCAGAGATGAT GGTGGTTTTGAATACAAGCGGGCCATTGTGGACtgcatcatcagcatcatcgaGGATAACCCAGAGAGCAAAGAGACGGGCCTGGCCCACCTGTGTGAGTTCATTGAGGACTGCGAGCACACGGTGTTAGCTACAAAGATCCTGCACTTGCTCGGCAAAGAGGGACCACGCACCCCTCAACCATCCAAGTACATCCGCTTCATCTTCAACCGAGTGGTGTTGGAGAGCGAGGCTGTGCGTGCAG CTGCGGTCAGTGCTTTGGCTAAATTTGGAGCTCAGAATGATGATCTGCTGCCGAGTGTCCTGGTTCTCATGCAGAG GTGTATGATGGACAGTGATGATGAGGTGCGTGACAGAGCTACTTTCTACATGAACGTGttgcagcagaagcagaaggcTTTAAATGCTGCTTACATCTTTAATG GTCTGTCTGTTTCCATCCCGGGTCTGGAGAAGTCCCTCCACCAGTACACGTTGGAGCCCTCAGAAAAACCCTTCGACATGAAGAGCGTCCCTCTGGCCACCACTCCTattacagaacagaaaacag AAATCGCTCCTGTAGCCACCAGCAAACTGCCAGAAAAGTTGGCCCCATCGCGCCAGGACATTTATCAAG AACAACTGGCGTCCATCCCAGAGTTCCAGGGTCTCGGTCCACTTTTCAAATCGTCAGAGCCGGTGCAGCTGACAGAGGCTGAGACAGAATACGTGGTTCGCTGCATCAAACACACCTTCGCTAGACACATGGTGTTCCAGTTTGACTGTACAAACACTTTGAATGACCAGCTTCTGCAGAAG GTGATAGTACAGATGGAGCCATCAGAGTCCTACGAGGTCATACACTACATCCCTGCCCCCAGCCTCCCCTACAGTCAGCCTAGTTCCTGCTATACTCTGGTCCGTCTGCCTGATGACGATCCCACCGCTG TGTCTTGTACTTTTAGCTGCACCATGAAGTACCTGGTCAGAGACTGTGACCCCAACACGGGAGAGCCTGATGATGACGGTTATGATGACGAATATGTG cTGGAGGATCTAGAGGTGACGGTTGCAGACCACATCCAGAAGGTTTTGAAACCAAACTTTGGAGCGGCGTGGGAAGAAGTGGGAGATGAATTCGAGAAGGAAGAAACGTTTGCACTTGCATCTGTACGGACTCTTGATG AGGCGGTGGGAAACATCATCAGCTTCCTGGGAATGCAGCCATGTGAGCGTTCAGACAAAGTTCCTGAAAACAAGAACTCACACGTCCTCTTCCTGGCTG GTGTGTTTCGTGGAGGTCACGACGTGCTGGTTCGTGCTCGCCTGGCGCTAGCTGATGGCGTCACCATGCAGGTGACGGTACGCAGCAGCGAGGAGACCGTCGTTGATGTCATCCTGGCCTCTGTGGGCTAA
- the mest gene encoding mesoderm-specific transcript homolog protein, translated as MREWWIHVGLICIPLVAVYLHIPPPQLSPALQKWHSAGQVFYFRGRKVFYRDSYGALGSSDVVILLHGFPTSSYDWNKIWEPLTQRFHRVVAPDFLGFGFSEKPRPHKYSIFEQASVVEALVVHLGLINQRVNVVSHDYGDTVALELLYRSEQNRTGHLTLNSLCLSNGGIFPETHYPRLLQTLLKDSSFLAPVLTRLTNYMMFQKGIGEVFGPYTQPTDAEFWDMWTGLRYNDGNLVLDSILRYINQRLKHRERWVGALTSTLVPLHMIYGPLDPVNPHPQFIRLYQQLVQRSTVTILDEHISHYPQLEDPTGFLNAYFNFIHSF; from the exons CATCCCGCCCCCGCAGCTCTCACCTGCCCTGCAGAAGTGGCACAGTGCGGGACAGGTGTTCTACTTCAGGGGCAGGAAGGTCTTCTACAGAG ACTCTTACGGTGCTCTAGGCAGCTCAGATGTTGTCATTCTGCTCCACGGGTTCCCCACGTCCAGCTACGACTGGAATAAG ATCTGGGAGCCCCTCACGCAGCGCTTCCATCGAGTGGTTGCTCCGGACTTCCTGGGCTTTGGCTTCAGTGAGAAACCC CGACCACACAAGTACTCCATCTTTGAGCAGGCCAGCGTGGTGGAGGCCCTGGTGGTCCACTTGGGTCTGATCAACCAGCGGGTCAATGTGGTTTCTCATGACTACGGCGACACTGTGGCCCTGGAGCTGCTCTACAG AAGTGAACAGAACCGCACTGGTCACCTGACTTTGAACAGCCTGTGTCTTTCTAATGGAG GGATATTTCCAGAAACGCACTACCCGCGCCTGCTGCAGACT CTTCTGAAGGACTCCAGTTTTCTGGCCCCAGTTCTGACACGTCTCACAAACTATATGATGTTCCAAAAGGG GATTGGAGAAGTGTTTGGTCCGTACACACAGCCCACTGACGCCGAGTTCTGGGACATGTGGACGGGTTTACGCTACAATGATGGGAACCTGGTTctggacag tatTCTGCGGTACATCAACCAGAGGTTAAAACACCGGGAGCGCTGGGTGGGCGCGCTCACTTCCACCTTAGTCCCAC TGCACATGATCTATGGACCCCTGGACCCGGTCAACCCTCATCCCCAGTTCATCCGTCTTTACCA GCAGCTGGTCCAGAGGTCCACAGTCACCATTTTGGACGAACACATCAGTCACTACCCTCAACTGGAAGATCCCACCGGCTTCCTCAACGCATATTTCAATTTCATTCACTCCTTCTGA